Proteins found in one Subtercola endophyticus genomic segment:
- a CDS encoding MFS transporter, whose amino-acid sequence MPAEPVDEWAGHKKGSSAYRRLLAALFFAGIATFAQLYSPQSALPQISADLHIGAASASLVISAATIGLAIGVIPWSVAADRFGRLKSMSFAVIAASAFGLLVPFAPTVELLLAGRFLEGMMVGGVPAIAIAYLSEEIHPGHAARAAGTYVAGTTIGGLLGRLVAGPLAELFSWRLGVFTVAVLCTVSAIVFIRLAPAARGFVPPALRHAPTSLSLWQRLGANLRSPRQLVLYAQAFLLMGGFVALYNYLGFRLAAAPFWLPPAVVSLVFVAYLAGTWSAPQAGALAARLGRWPVLLMSIGVMVVGVALTLTPVLAVVLAGLVLATAGFFAAHATASGWTAAAAPVGRAQASSLYNLAYYAGSSLFGWLGGVFFDAAGWGATAAMIGGLALAAGLLALFALRGRASGALTASVRSNERG is encoded by the coding sequence ATGCCCGCAGAACCCGTCGACGAATGGGCCGGGCACAAAAAGGGCAGTTCCGCCTACCGCCGGCTGCTCGCGGCGCTCTTCTTCGCCGGCATCGCGACCTTCGCGCAGCTGTACTCGCCTCAGTCGGCCCTGCCGCAGATCTCCGCTGACCTTCACATCGGTGCGGCATCCGCTTCGCTGGTGATCTCGGCGGCGACCATCGGGCTGGCGATCGGCGTGATTCCGTGGTCGGTGGCCGCCGATCGGTTCGGGCGGCTGAAGTCGATGTCGTTCGCCGTCATCGCCGCATCCGCTTTCGGCCTGCTCGTGCCGTTCGCGCCCACGGTCGAGTTGTTGCTGGCCGGCCGGTTTCTCGAGGGAATGATGGTGGGCGGGGTGCCCGCGATCGCAATCGCCTACCTGAGCGAAGAGATTCATCCCGGGCACGCTGCTCGTGCTGCCGGCACGTATGTGGCCGGCACGACCATCGGGGGGCTGCTCGGCCGACTTGTCGCCGGGCCGCTCGCCGAACTGTTCAGCTGGCGCCTCGGGGTGTTCACCGTTGCCGTGCTCTGCACGGTCTCAGCCATCGTGTTCATCAGACTCGCCCCCGCCGCTCGTGGTTTCGTGCCGCCGGCGTTGCGGCATGCCCCGACCTCGCTATCGCTCTGGCAACGACTCGGGGCGAACCTCCGCTCGCCCCGGCAGCTCGTGCTGTACGCGCAGGCCTTTCTGCTCATGGGTGGATTCGTGGCCCTGTACAACTATCTCGGCTTTCGCCTCGCCGCCGCACCCTTCTGGCTGCCACCCGCCGTGGTGAGCCTGGTCTTCGTGGCCTATCTGGCCGGCACCTGGTCGGCTCCGCAGGCGGGCGCTCTGGCCGCTCGCCTCGGCCGCTGGCCCGTGCTGCTGATGTCGATCGGGGTCATGGTGGTGGGCGTGGCGCTCACTCTCACGCCGGTGCTTGCCGTGGTGTTGGCCGGGCTGGTTCTCGCGACAGCCGGGTTCTTCGCCGCCCACGCAACCGCCTCCGGATGGACGGCAGCAGCCGCACCCGTCGGCCGGGCTCAGGCATCCTCTCTCTACAACCTCGCCTACTACGCCGGCTCGAGTCTCTTCGGCTGGCTCGGCGGCGTCTTCTTCGACGCGGCCGGATGGGGCGCCACGGCCGCCATGATCGGCGGCCTCGCTCTCGCCGCCGGATTGCTCGCGCTGTTCGCGCTGCGCGGCCGTGCGTCCGGCGCCCTTACGGCCTCCGTGCGTTCGAACGAGCGGGGGTAG
- a CDS encoding VOC family protein, with amino-acid sequence MVTSKRLTPDIRQVVIDTEDARGLAEFYRELLGLRYRAGDEPPTDSSPDVNGGDWVTLLDPASSWRYAFQQVAYLPEPTWPEGPRPQMMHLDFAVDTPAELAEQHVRAVGLGARVLQDRSTDAEEPLYVYADPAGHPFCIFVRTSP; translated from the coding sequence ATGGTCACATCGAAGAGGCTGACGCCCGACATTCGCCAGGTCGTCATCGACACCGAAGACGCCCGGGGGCTGGCGGAGTTCTACCGCGAGCTGCTGGGGCTGCGCTACCGAGCGGGAGACGAGCCGCCGACCGACTCATCACCCGACGTGAACGGCGGCGACTGGGTCACGCTGCTCGACCCGGCGAGCAGCTGGCGCTACGCCTTTCAGCAGGTCGCGTACCTGCCAGAACCGACCTGGCCTGAGGGCCCGAGGCCGCAGATGATGCACCTCGACTTCGCGGTCGATACGCCTGCCGAGCTGGCCGAACAGCACGTGAGAGCCGTGGGCCTCGGCGCACGCGTGCTGCAAGACCGGTCGACGGATGCCGAAGAACCGCTTTATGTGTATGCAGACCCGGCCGGGCATCCGTTCTGCATCTTCGTGCGAACGTCGCCCTGA
- a CDS encoding aldehyde dehydrogenase family protein, with translation MAERLDVRRKSTHETSGRGQINRDSNTAPSITTLFPFDTEDEAVAAANDTWGGLCASVCTADPVAAQRVAS, from the coding sequence GTGGCTGAGCGTCTTGATGTCAGACGAAAGAGTACTCATGAGACCTCCGGCCGCGGTCAGATCAATCGAGACAGCAACACCGCCCCCTCGATCACAACACTATTCCCGTTCGACACCGAAGACGAGGCGGTCGCCGCGGCGAACGACACCTGGGGCGGCCTGTGCGCCTCGGTCTGCACGGCGGATCCCGTAGCGGCTCAGCGGGTGGCTTCGTAG